Proteins co-encoded in one Aquincola tertiaricarbonis genomic window:
- a CDS encoding class I SAM-dependent methyltransferase: MPMPPEAEQVAQRYARRGATDRYSPLQPDVACTLHERQRAMLALWREAGWSTLAPRRITEVGSGAGGNLLELLRLGAQPEHLTGIELLPERHAQARHLLPAGVTLLQADGTQAPIAPGSQDLVLQSTVFSSLLQATTRHALAAAMWRWLKPGGAVLWYDFTVDNPRNADVRGVPLREVRALFPQGRLTHRRVTLAPPLARPLCRLHPSLYTAFNAVPLLRTHVLAWIAKP, encoded by the coding sequence ATGCCCATGCCGCCTGAAGCCGAGCAGGTCGCCCAGCGCTACGCACGCCGGGGTGCCACCGACCGCTACAGCCCGCTGCAGCCCGACGTGGCCTGCACGCTGCACGAGCGCCAGCGCGCGATGCTGGCGCTGTGGCGGGAGGCCGGCTGGTCCACGCTGGCGCCACGCCGCATCACCGAGGTGGGCAGTGGTGCCGGCGGCAACCTGCTGGAGTTGCTGCGCCTGGGTGCGCAGCCCGAGCACCTCACCGGCATCGAGCTGCTGCCCGAGCGGCATGCCCAGGCCCGCCACCTGCTGCCCGCAGGCGTGACGCTGCTGCAGGCCGATGGCACGCAGGCGCCCATCGCGCCCGGCAGCCAGGACCTGGTGCTGCAGTCCACGGTGTTCTCGTCCTTGCTGCAGGCCACCACCCGCCATGCCCTGGCCGCGGCCATGTGGCGCTGGCTGAAACCCGGCGGCGCGGTGCTGTGGTACGACTTCACCGTCGACAATCCGCGCAATGCCGACGTGCGCGGCGTGCCGCTGCGCGAAGTGCGGGCGCTGTTTCCGCAAGGCCGCCTCACCCACCGCCGCGTGACGCTGGCGCCGCCGCTGGCACGGCCGCTGTGCCGGCTGCACCCTTCGCTGTACACCGCCTTCAATGCCGTGCCGCTGCTGCGCACGCATGTGCTGGCCTGGATCGCCAAACCATGA